A genomic segment from Gossypium hirsutum isolate 1008001.06 chromosome D04, Gossypium_hirsutum_v2.1, whole genome shotgun sequence encodes:
- the LOC121216372 gene encoding zinc finger BED domain-containing protein RICESLEEPER 2-like isoform X1 has product MLCLDVCTRWNSTYLMLDTAQNFERAFERFEEQDTNFRAELERGEGWPSVDDWDNVRNLRDFLEHFYEVTLRISGTSYVTSNNFFDELSEIDILLRDAQLNSNIDFNVMAIKMKEKYDKYWGDIDKMNLLMFVACVLDPRQKLKYLEFALSEMSSSEKACEMMQKLKESLYELFDEYKPPLHSTCSQSSVSTHVSIGEPQQKMKRRMQALYKKRELEICGEDKTSELDKYLAEANEEFVEDFDILLWWKVNSPRFPTLSKIARDVLAIPVSTVASESAFSTGGRVLDQYRSSLTPKIVQALVCTQDWIRRSSLQEDIKKIEEQIQELDKIENGLMQMEIFWRDEMNIFWKDEMDINGEC; this is encoded by the exons ATGTTGTGTCTTGATGTTTGTACTAGGTGGAACTCGACCTACTTAATGTTAGACACTGCTCAGAACTTTGAGAGAGcttttgagagatttgaggagcaaGATACAAATTTTAGGGCTGAACTTGAAAGGGGAGAGGGTTGGcctagtgtggatgattgggataatgttagaaacttgagggatttcttggaacactttTATGAAGTCACTTTGCGTATATCTGGCACTTCATATGTCACgtccaataatttttttgatgagctttccgaaattgatattcttttacgTGATGCTCAGTTAAATAGTAATATTGATTTCAATGTTATGGCCATCaagatgaaagagaagtatgataagtattggggtgatattgataagatgaatttgcttatgtttgttgcttgtgttttagatcctagacaaaaactaaagtatcttgaatttgcacttagtgaaatgtctagttctgaaaaagcttgtgaaatgatgcaaaagttgaaggaatctttgtatgaattgtttgatgagtataagcctccactCCATAGTACTTGTAGCCAATCGAGTGTGTCAACACATGTTTCTATTGGTGAAccacaacaaaaaatgaaaaggcgAATGCAAGCTTTGTATAAAAAGCGTGAGTTGGAAATTTGTGGTGAGGATAAAACATCTGAGTTGGATAAGTATCTAGCTGAGGctaatgaagaatttgttgaagattttgatattttattgtggTGGAAAGTGAACAGCCCTAGATTTCCCACTCTTTCAAAAATTGCCAGAGATGTGTTAGCTATACCGGTTTCTACGGTTGCTTCAGAGTCTGCATTTAGCACCGGAGGACGTGTGCTTGATCAATATAGGAgttctttaactcctaaaattgtaCAAGCTCTTGTGTGTACTCAAGATTGGATTCGAAGATCATCATTACAAGAAGACATAAAAAAGATTGAAGAACAAATCCAAGAGCTTGACAAGattgaaaatg gtttaatgcaAATGGAGATATTTTGGAGAGATGAAATGAATATATTTTGGAAAGATGAAATGGATATAAATGGAGAAtgttaa
- the LOC121216372 gene encoding zinc finger BED domain-containing protein RICESLEEPER 2-like isoform X2 encodes MLCLDVCTRWNSTYLMLDTAQNFERAFERFEEQDTNFRAELERGEGWPSVDDWDNVRNLRDFLEHFYEVTLRISGTSYVTSNNFFDELSEIDILLRDAQLNSNIDFNVMAIKMKEKYDKYWGDIDKMNLLMFVACVLDPRQKLKYLEFALSEMSSSEKACEMMQKLKESLYELFDEYKPPLHSTCSQSSVSTHVSIGEPQQKMKRRMQALYKKRELEICGEDKTSELDKYLAEANEEFVEDFDILLWWKVNSPRFPTLSKIARDVLAIPVSTVASESAFSTGGRVLDQYRSSLTPKIVQALVCTQDWIRRSSLQEDIKKIEEQIQELDKIENDISWNALEPTLDS; translated from the exons ATGTTGTGTCTTGATGTTTGTACTAGGTGGAACTCGACCTACTTAATGTTAGACACTGCTCAGAACTTTGAGAGAGcttttgagagatttgaggagcaaGATACAAATTTTAGGGCTGAACTTGAAAGGGGAGAGGGTTGGcctagtgtggatgattgggataatgttagaaacttgagggatttcttggaacactttTATGAAGTCACTTTGCGTATATCTGGCACTTCATATGTCACgtccaataatttttttgatgagctttccgaaattgatattcttttacgTGATGCTCAGTTAAATAGTAATATTGATTTCAATGTTATGGCCATCaagatgaaagagaagtatgataagtattggggtgatattgataagatgaatttgcttatgtttgttgcttgtgttttagatcctagacaaaaactaaagtatcttgaatttgcacttagtgaaatgtctagttctgaaaaagcttgtgaaatgatgcaaaagttgaaggaatctttgtatgaattgtttgatgagtataagcctccactCCATAGTACTTGTAGCCAATCGAGTGTGTCAACACATGTTTCTATTGGTGAAccacaacaaaaaatgaaaaggcgAATGCAAGCTTTGTATAAAAAGCGTGAGTTGGAAATTTGTGGTGAGGATAAAACATCTGAGTTGGATAAGTATCTAGCTGAGGctaatgaagaatttgttgaagattttgatattttattgtggTGGAAAGTGAACAGCCCTAGATTTCCCACTCTTTCAAAAATTGCCAGAGATGTGTTAGCTATACCGGTTTCTACGGTTGCTTCAGAGTCTGCATTTAGCACCGGAGGACGTGTGCTTGATCAATATAGGAgttctttaactcctaaaattgtaCAAGCTCTTGTGTGTACTCAAGATTGGATTCGAAGATCATCATTACAAGAAGACATAAAAAAGATTGAAGAACAAATCCAAGAGCTTGACAAGattgaaaatg ACATTTCTTGGAATGCATTAGAGCCTACCCTAGATTCATGA